From Hydra vulgaris chromosome 07, alternate assembly HydraT2T_AEP, a single genomic window includes:
- the LOC100202827 gene encoding reticulon-4-interacting protein 1 homolog, mitochondrial — MILHSRKVFQTPIKVFCKFIHIPSQMKCIQLESYAPSLSGLNISKIASTKTNLKPNEILVKVHAASVNPIDIEMSKGYGSTAINFLRKTENIPEFPLILGRDCSGEIVAVGKQFHRLAVGSHVYCTRWVVGQGTHAEYVIVNKNEISLKPKNLSHIEAASLAYVSCTAWNALINSGAVSNNTFKRKKRIFIPGGSGGLGSFATQLCMAYGHDVVTSCSEQNINVLHKLGIKNVLNYESESYFKDLSASGPYDVILDTLKETFKEQFMTLLKKDQSSFYISLSPTILGDVDQLGLPFGLLKAAKNYFSTLACQINDGKGLYYWGFVNPSGLILDNVRLLVEEGKILPLVDRVFNIDDGIESYKYLMEKKSCGKVVIGFP; from the coding sequence ATGATTTTACACAGTAGAAAAGTCTTTCAAACACCAATTAAAgtcttttgtaaatttattcataTTCCGTCTCAAATGAAATGTATTCAATTAGAAAGTTATGCACCTTCCCTATCTGGTCTAAATATTAGCAAAATTGCATCTACTAAAACCAACCTTAAACCAAATGAAATTCTTGTTAAGGTTCATGCTGCTTCTGTTAATCCAATTGATATCGAAATGAGCAAAGGATATGGCAGTacagcaataaattttttgcgtAAGACAGAAAATATTCCTGAGTTTCCTCTTATACTTGGCCGTGATTGTTCTGGTGAAATTGTTGCTGTTGGAAAGCAGTTTCATCGTCTTGCTGTTGGTAGTCATGTGTATTGTACTCGATGGGTGGTGGGCCAAGGAACTCATGCAGAAtatgttattgtaaataaaaatgaaataagtcTAAAACCAAAGAATTTGTCTCATATTGAAGCAGCTTCTCTTGCATATGTTTCTTGTACAGCCTGGAATGCACTTATAAATTCAGGTGCTGTttctaataatacttttaagagaaaaaaaagaatatttattccAGGTGGATCAGGAGGCTTAGGTTCATTTGCTACACAGTTATGCATGGCATATGGTCATGATGTAGTGACATCTTGTAGtgaacaaaatataaatgtattacaCAAACTtggaattaaaaatgttttaaattatgagtcagaatcttattttaaagaTCTTTCAGCATCTGGTCCATATGATGTCATTCTTGATacattaaaagaaacatttaaggAGCAGTTTATGACTCTTCTAAAAAAAGATCAGAGCTCATTTTATATCTCGCTTAGTCCAACTATTTTAGGTGATGTAGATCAATTGGGATTGCCCTTTGGTTTACTAAAAGCTGCTAAAAACTATTTCAGTACATTAGCATGTCAAATAAATGATGGAAAAGGATTGTATTATTGGGGATTTGTAAACCCCAGTGGGttaattttagataatgttCGGCTGTTAGTTGAAGAAGGAAAAATACTACCTCTGGTTGATCGTGTATTTAACATTGATGATGGTATTGAGAGCTATAAATATTTGATGGAGAAAAAATCATGTGGAAAAGTTGTAATTGGGTTTCCTTAG